From Salmo salar chromosome ssa09, Ssal_v3.1, whole genome shotgun sequence:
GACCAATGAGGGGAGGGCTCCCCTCCGGGTAGGAAGggagtcattaaaaaaaaaaaaaaagtttactcTCAGTGATGCGTTGTGAATCTATAAAATACCATTCAATAATGCCACAGTATCTTTGAGCACACTAATTAAAAGGGTCTGCACTAGGGAtattaccctacgaggtccggagcctgctggttttctgttatacccgataattaattgcacacacctggtgtcccaggtctaaatcagtcgcTGATTAGAGGGCAACAATGAAAAAGTGGAGCTGGCTGTGAGGTCCAGAGTGGAGTTTGAGGGGTCTACACTTTGATGGCTCAAGAGTGTGTCTGAGATTCAGACATGGCTTGAATGAGAAATGACTTTCTGGAAATAAGAGACAGGATAGACACCCGAAGTTGGAATGTGTGTTTATTTCTTCCAAGTCACTCAGAATAAAGTAATCCACGTGGCTATGAGCCAACCTTCCTTCCATGTCCTGTAATACACCCAACCCACCAAGTCCTTCCAATCCATCTGGAAgtgcactacatggccaaaagtatgtggacacctgttcgtccaacatcattccaaaatcatgggcattaataaggagttggtccccccctttgctgctataacagcctccactcttctgggaaggctttccaccagatgttggaacattgcgccAGAAAACAtgttttccactgctccagagtccaatggatgCGAgctttacatttctccagccgatgcttggcattgcacatggtgatcttaggcttgtgtgtccACATACATAGTTTATAAGGTCTCCCAGAGCCTACAGAAATTACACATCTCCTGAACAGCCCAGTTAGTCCCTGAGACAATGCCAGATGGCCAGAGCAACGCACACACATTCACGCATGCACACAGGTATGTTCCGCAAGCATGCACACTCACGCATAACATGCGTGTCTGGACAAGCAGGCGCAGACAGGcaggaactcacacacacacacaagcttgcAGATCAGTCACTCAGAGGGGTGGACACTTGAAGTGGCATGGTGTTAGGTCTCAAAATAAATGCAGCCTTTGGTAGAGGGCAGTAGAGAAACCCTGTCAAGCATACAGGCTTCATCTACATCTCATTAGTACAGTGGCTTCCTCTCATATGAAGATTTGAGATATGTGCAGTTCGGTGCTAATTAAATAAAGGAAACCGGGAGAGAAAGCCACAGACTGTTGGGATGCACCCGGCCTCCCTTCACAGCAGATGAGATCACGGGCCGTTCTCCATAGAAAAGTACATTTAAAATGACAAACGTCTGCCTGATATTATTTTGCAGTCACTTTTAGCCAAAGCGCCTTACAGTTAACACATTCAGTGTGCGGTATGTGTGGCCCATGCAGGAATCATTCAAACAACTTGAGgtcctaatgtgtgtgtgtgtgtgatgcaatGATATGATACAGAGTGAGGTGGTCATGGGAAGAATACATACTCATGTAAAGGGTCAAATAGTTTCACATTACAGACATAAGAGAAACACTCCCTGTTGTCAATCATTAAATCAGCGCGAAGACAACATTACAGCGGATTGTGTGTACAGGCCAGATTGAGTTTAGCATCAGGCAACAATACACTTATACATtacatcatgttttttttttgttttactaattataggctgtgtttacacaggaagcccaattctgatattttgcccaaTGAGCTGATCGAATTGGTCGAAAGATCAATTAGTGAACAAATATCCAAATTGGGCTGCTTGTATGAACGCAGACCTAGACATACGAGTTAAGTCTCATATGCCTCCAGCATTAAATCTGGTTCACACGAAACCGGAAAAAACACAGTCACAGATAAACTAACGCTTTCCCTGGAGTAAAAAAAAGAATCAGAACATTAGAACACAGGGATAGAACCTCTGAAACGTTGGGTTTGTGTTGACATCCTGGGAGAGAACGGAATGAATAACTATGACAACAGCTCCAACTAGGCAGATACGGATCTATGTAAGAGACTACAGGGGAAATAGTGGATGTGCGTGCGTGTCTGGACTTTTCCGCGACCTACACGGTTGAGGAAACCCCACAGCAGGGGTGTATTAACGAGGAACTAAACAGAACCTCtatttttttcctttttgtttCTGGTTGAGGAAATACTATATATCCCAGGGGGGGGTTTATGGGTAGTGTTATTAGATGTGTTCCATCTTCTGTCGGAATGAGAGAACGAGCTGCCTGTCTTGACATGGTCTGTCTGACAGGAAGTATAGAAGtctggagtgtgtgagtgtcagcTGGGTCATACTgctcagagaggacaggagagaaatgaGCTCAGGAGGAGAGCGGGGAGAGGAGAtaaaaggagagcgagagagagagagagagagaaggggagcagGCTCGGCCCTGCCGCAGACACACTGGACCCTGCGTTAGCATTGCACCGGCAACACAACATAAAACAATCAAAAACAAAAATCAACACACCTAAAACCAGAATGATAAAAGTCTTCACATGTTATGGGAAGggttgtctgtctttctgtccgtTCGGCTGACTGACTGAAAACAGACGTGGAATTTATTCAAGGAGTCTGTGGAGCTCCAGAGAGCTAGCCAGCTATCTCAGCTCTCTGTGTTATCCTTTGCCACGTTAGCCTAGCGGTGAATCCTAGGGGGCCAACAATCCTAgtggagagctactgggtgtgctgGCTTTTGCTCTGGACCTACCCATCAGATACTCATGAGGATCTTGTCTAGTTGAATTCAGTGTGTTACAGTAGGGCTGGAGCAAAAGAGTGCACACCCACCACCTACCCACCAGGAGCAGAGGTGGCCGCCCATGTTAAGCTAACGCTTCGTCAGAGTTAGCCGTTCGTCGCTAACAATGGCTCAGATCTGCAGCACCAGTCCTGCGGCGGAGATGTTGTCCCCTCCCCCGGCCGTCTGGTAAACCTCGGTGCACACCAGGACGGGCGCCACACAGATCTCATAGTCCTCCTCGTGCCAGCAGCTGACGGGCCTGGTCTCCTCTAGAGGGATCCGCTGGCTGCCCTCCTTACTACTCACTGAGAACGACTCGTCCATGATGAGGCGCGCCTTGCTGGGGTCGATGTCCGGCGAGCCGCACACGTGGCGGTTGGCGGTGAGCGAGGCCTTGGCCACGGCAGACATGGTGTTCTTCCACTGGGAGCCGCGTGTCACGATCATGGCCTGGAACGCCAGGGTGTGAACGTGGAGCCGGGTCAGCGGCCGGCCTTTGGCACTAGTGGCGTAAGCGCCCATGTCGCTATCCTCATTAGCGTCGCGGTAGCGCTGGTTGACCAGGCGGTAGAGCGCCCTCATCTGGTCGAGGACGGTAGCAACGCGGGGGTTAGGGTCAGAGAGCACGGTGATGTTGGAGCCCCTCAGAAGGCTGAGCAGGTTGGGCAGCTCCTGCTCGTTCATCCCCAGAGAGTCGGCGTGGGGCAGGACCAGATGCAGCAGGTCCCCCATTAGACCCTCATCCACGAAGCTGGCCATCTCAAAATGGACGCCCGtacgaggggaggaggaggagaggagactgccCAGCCGAGAGAGCAGTGCTTCCCgctcacctggagagagagagagagagagagagagagagagagagagatgctgttaGAGGGGTAGAGAATTTATCCAAAGTAGTTAAACCAGTCTGACAGCACAAAGGCATGTTCCTGGCCAAAGAAAACACAGCATTGGATACATCCCCACACCctccctatacacacacatatgtgcTTCCTATGCCAGCTGAGTTCTAGTGGCCTGTGTGACTGAGGCAGCAGAGCTATTGAATAGAGGCAGGCAGGGTTAATCCACTATAATACCAACAGTCTGCACGTCAATGGGAACCAACCCTGCCTTCCcctccgctactctctcctctcctccgctactctctcctctcctccgctacTCTCTCCCTCACCACAACACAGACCACTATAATACCAACAGTCTGCACTTCAATGGGAACCAACCCTGCCTTCCCTTCCCCTccgctcttctcctctcctctctcctccgctaCTCTCTGCCTCACCACAACACAGACCACTATAATACCAACTGTCTGTCACTCAATGGGAACCAGCTCTGCTCTGAAAACACCTCCCAATTGGGGAACAAGCTGGCAGAGTATCCTCTCACCCCGTTGGAAGGGGAAGCTGTCCATCATCTGGAGCCCGCCCACCACCAGCAGGTCAGGGTGAAAGTCCTGTAGCTTCACCTCAAAGTCCTGAAGCGACGCCAGGTATGGGTTATGGTCATCACTGTGGACTAtgtacctggacacacacacaggttagtgACACAGGGCAAGGGTTATAATGGACTACATCACAGGTACGCAGAGTGATGGTCCTGATATACAACCACACCATGAATAATCTAACTCTGTTCATCTCACACCCTCTAGTATTAACACACACCTGTTGGCTCTGCGGGCGGTGTACTGGCCCCAGGTGGCTCCTGATGGGTACTCCAGGATCAGATGGATATCAGGCTCCTCCACCACATTACCTGCAACTGGAGAAACAGAGGGGGTGGGAGGTGGGTGGAGGATGGCATCAAGGAGGGAggtgttacgtgtgtgtgtgtgtgtacctgtgatgTGCTGGGACAGTATGTCAGCGAAGTCGGGGCTGAAGCTCCCCCCTAGCAACACGTCGCAGCCCTCGGTTGCCATGCGACCAGCCATCACCGGGGCATTGCCACCTATGGCCCAGCGGTTGTCGGGCAACTCACGGGATGCCTCGACCAGCTGACTGAACAAGGTGTCATTTATGACAAAccgcctgagaggagaggaggggatggaaggGGTAccagaaaaaggagggagggttAGAATGTAGAAACTTCACAGATTATAAAAGAGTTACACAACCAAGCCCAGGAAAACATTttagaagagtgtgtgtgtgtgtgtgtgtgtgtgtgtgtgtgtgtgtgtgtgtgtgtgtgttagagctgaGCGATTATTGCTTTTTAAGGTTGGTTCGTTTTATAAAAAAATTGATGGATTCTGGGTTCTAACTCCTAAACTTGGGACAGGGTTAATTATCAGGTATCCTATTGAAATAGTGAGTGCTTAGGTTTAgcgggtctacaccagaagttaatggttatcggtaggaggaaggtatatggtGGGTGCAATAAGCTTGGAATGTGCTGAGCGTAGGGAAAACGATCACGTGGcagcattgataaggggagagcgCCAGGGATTAGTGATGAAGGGGGGGGGGTCGAGGTCAGGTTAAGGTAGAAGGAAAAGCTTATTGCCTGTATCACTTAGtttcctgcctagcaataaagGTACAATGTTTAGCGAGAAAgaggagactccacccaaagtgGCGTACATATACCACCACTATTGTAACCATGTCTTTGTCTGTTCAGCTGGTTTAAGCtggtttaagctttcatagtgtccgtcGAGTTCTAACTCTgataattagaacctaacagttgGCGCTGCAAGCAGGATTCACCATGATTTATAGTCAAACCAGAGTCCAGATCTGTGGAGCAGGAGCTGGCAACAAACAAGGTAGGCACAGTTCCTACACCTGTTTCCACTCATTTTGACGTCTTGGGGAGATGAGAATCGTAAGCTGAACAATTATAGGATACGGACCTAGAACGCCTGAGTTTATTCAGTAGGCCCATTGAGAAACAACCGGTCATAAATATATGGTGTAGGGTAGGTTCCATGAGTGGAGGTTTTCCTCTGAGAACCAGGGAAATATGGTGTAGGGTAGGTTCCATAAGGATAGGTCCTGAGTGGAGGTTTTCCTCTGAGAACCAGGGAAATATGGTGTAGTGTAGGTTCCATAAGGATAGGTTCCTCTGCAAGATCCAtgagtgacattacagtgtaGGTTCCGTATAGGATAGGTTCCTAGTAGGGGTATTCCCCTGTGAGATCTGTAAAAGGGATGAAAGTCCCAGCAGTGACAGTGAGGCAGTAGAGTGTATGTGGATAATGATAAGGTTGCCTATAAATTCTGAAGTAAAGCCACATGCATGATTAAAAGTAAAGCAATAAGATATTGGAACACTGTGTTACGTGTATCAGCAGTAGCAATAAGGAGAAAGGTTGGTTTATGCCCTATGGGGAGGGGGAACCATAACATAtgtggaaataggaagacaagTGTGAATCAttttggtaatgtgtgttatcaacaacagtgatatTTGAGGTGTAACACTGAAATAAGACATTAGGTCATCCGTATTCTCCAGTAATACATTTGCAGACGCTATAGTATAGGTTCTAATACAAGGTATTAAGTGCCGTGACCAATTAATAGGCACAAATACCATAACTATTCCCCCGGGGAAGTGGGTAGCGCTACCTTGGAAAATAGTTAATAGAAGGTGTGTATTAGAGACGGGAGTGAAGAAATAAACACCCTGGACACCGTCGGGAGAGGTTTGGGAATAATAATTATTGAAATGGCGACAGGCGGCCCCGATTCCCCCTGTAAAGCGGCGCTAGAGGATTTTAATAAAGCCATGGAGGCGCTGAAAGAAGCACACGAGCATTCTACCATTTCGGCTCAAATATCGGAAACATTTTGCAAACTGGATAAAATTGGGCAACATTTCCCTATTGACGGaaaattcaaatcaaataaagaACTCACAATGACATCATTGAGAAATCGCAAGCTCAATATACAAGTTTTAATGTCGGTGTTTTATCAACAGAAGAGTATAACCGATAGAAATGAAATTAGTAGATGTACTCAGCGGCAAAAAGACGGTACTGGAATGCATTGATAGAATTTGCACTTCGGCTTTGATGGCAGGTTTGAAACCGGTGATCAAAGCGGCAATTGCAGGGGGTAGTGTATGAAATAGAGCAGGATGCTTTGACTGGAATATAACTCCGCTCAGTTCGCAGACgtgcgaggggttaatacggccACAGTGAAAGTCACTAACAGCGTTTTCAAAGGCCAAGGTAAGAAAGAAAAGTAGCGGAAAAAAACTAAAGCGTAGGGAGATAGCCCCACATCTAAAACATCTAAAACAGGGAGCTATCGGGCATTGGAAGAATGAGTGTAAGGTGGTCCTGGAACCTGCTGCATTCGGAGGAAATGCTGCTATATAAGCGTTTGCAACAAATCCTCGAGAGCAGCGAGACAGGGACATTTTACATAGCAGTGAATGGCCTCAGTTCGATCAACAGTGGTTCAGAGACAACTTTTTAATAGATGGCAGGGATTAAATATCGCGGATTCCTTATGATGAGAAATTGGCTAAATTTGCCACAGGAAAATGTATTTTGGGTTGAAGAATCTAGGCGAAATGCCAGGGGGATGGATTCTAAAGAAGTAACAAATTATAGTTATCTGGCCAAACACTCCTTGCAAACTCAGAAAATCTTGGGAGGTTTTTAATCTCATGAGACATTGTAGTTTTATTATCAAATAGATTTACATTTTATGTCGTCTTATTCTGAAATAGACTTCTAGAATGGACAAAAGGGTGGAGGGGGTCGCGAGGAATTAGCATAGGGGTTACCAAACCTAAAAtgaattttacatttttttttggttcATGAACATGGTGGTGCAGTGGTTATGGAGAATCATTGGTTCATAATTAATACTTTTGGAGGGGGGGGGCGTGGCGTTCATTATCTCTCTATGGAGTGTTTCCCGAGACTGTGGTATTGGGGAGAGCAGTTAGTGATATTCGGCAGATTTAAGTATAAATGTATCTGGATTAGGCCATAAAACAGAGTTCCCAGATAACGCTTGTTCATGTGTTTTTGATCGACGGTTTACCACACACCCCAGCACGCAACTTACCAGTTATGAATATGCGTTAGTGGTGTTGATACTGAGAGATTTATTTTGTGGGGTCTTTTCAATTTGATATGCAGAATGATGGAAATGTTAGAAATGTTTTTAAAGGGGTTTCGGAAGGACAGGGAAAGAAAAAGGAGAGGAAATATTTAATGGTGTCGAATGCCCGTGTATCCTGACTTTCTGGTGAGGCCTGATCAATCTCACTAAAAATGATCGAAACAGGTGGGGTTTAATTATAAAAATGAATGAGAAACACCAGACTCTATTCTATTTTACCATTACTTTGTGAGATAGCATTATTTCCTTATGGAGTTATCAAGAGTTGTAATTCTAAGTTGATTGGTTATTCAAGTTAGTTCATTTTTGATTTAGCAATGTGAGTCATGTGTTCAATGGGGAAATTACAAGTTCCCTGGCCTTTGGGTAAATACACAAATGTATTTTGTTCAGTCTGCATATAGAAGGaaaaaaatatgttaatgagagtTGACAGTTACTCCAAATGGATTGTGATATGTGTATTGCTGATTTCATTTTTGTCTCTGTTTCGATACAAATttcaccagattgggtctgctggatTGTTGGGATTCCCCATGGGTTAGGGTGTTAACTCCCCTGATCTGGTAACTCTTCCGAGAGGTCGCCAGAAAAATAAGGGAGTATGAACTAATTTTGAAAATGGTTTCAACAGTAACAGTAAGTTGTTATGCTTTGACATTTGTCATAGAGATAATGATAAGAACATTTGGAATGTAACAATTTGTCATAGTCAATGCttgtctggatttcctgaatcAGAATTAATTTAACtgaactgttgttctgatctgtCCTCTCTTGAGGTTATCATGGAAGGTGACGTCAGATCGTGTCTTTATGCATGGTAGGAATAATTTGACCACAAACACTGTGTGAACCTCAAAACCCTCCCTAACCGGCTGAAGACAGAGCAACAAAGGCGTTCAATGCGACAGTGACTTAACACTCCAATCTGAGTCCGAGCCATTAATCTGGGTACGGGCGGCAGGAGTGCGCCATGAGTCCTGAGACTGCGCatgtggagtgagcatggagagagatccCATTCAAACTTCTTTCATGCTCCTGGTGTACTGGTGGGAAAAATGGATGAGACAATGTTGGTAGCTCAGGTGAGAGACTTGTGTACTTGGGAAAAATAGATGTATTTATTTGGATattgaaaaaaaacacacaaaacacaaaaaaaaaaaaataaaatcggGACATTACCATGGGCCATCAAATGTAACAGGCAAGAGTTACTTGTGCCGTTGGGAAGATGAACTGTAACGCTATCTGAAGACACGCTAGAATGATAAGTGCAGGAagaaaagggggggggtcaagcATGCCCGTTATTGTTTAATTGGGCTATCAGGTTTACGGAGGAAGGTCTAACAAAATGTATCACAGTTTTCGAGTTCAGTTTCACATAAAAATGCTTTaattaaatgcattatgaaatatGACCTTAATTATTTTATTACTTTTTAATTGAAATTCCAAAGCCAAATACTGAGAACATTCAATTGTCTCCAACACCATAAAACCATCAATAAGAGCCCCCATGATGGTAGAGACTAATTACTGTGTGCTTACCACTTTATttactaaaatacactgctcaaaaaaataaagggaacacttaaacaacacaatgtaactccaagtcaatcacacttctgtgaaatcaaactgtccacttaggaagcaactgattgacaataaatttcacatgctgttgtgcaaatgaaatagacaacaggtggaaattataggcaattagcaagacacccccaataaaggagtggttctgcaggtgctgaccacagaccacttctcagttcctatgcttcctggctgatgttttggtcacttttgaatgctggcggtgctttcactctagtggtagcatgagacggagtctacaacccacacaagtggctcaggtagtgcagctcatccaggatggcacatcaatgtaagctgtggcaagaaggtttgctgtgtctgtcagcgtagtgtccagagcatggaggcgctatcaggagacaggccagtacatcaggagacgtggaggaagccgtaggagggcaacaacccagcagcaggaccgctacctccgcctttgtgcaaggaagagcaggaggagcactgccagagccctgcaaaatgacctccagcagaccacaaatgtgcatgtgtctgctcaaatggtcagaaacagactccatgagggtggtatgagggcccgacgtccacaggtgggggttgtgcttacagcccaacaccgtgcaggacgtttggcatttgccagagaacaccaagattggcaaattcgccactggcgccctgtgctcttcacagatgaaagcaggttcacactgagcacgtgacagacgtgacagagtctggagacgccgtggagaacgttctgctgcctgcaacatcctccagcatgaccggtttggtgggtggatcagtcatggtgtggggtggcatttctttggggggctgcacagccctccatgtgctcgccagaggtagcctgactgctattaggtaccgagatgagatcctcagaccccttgtgagaccatatgctggtgcggttggccctgggttcctcctaatgcaagacaatgctagacctcatgtggctggagtgtgtcagcagttcctgcaagaggaaggcattgacgctatggactggcccgcccgttccccagacctgaatccaattgagcacatctgggacatcatgtctcgctccatccaccaacgccacgttgcaccacagactgtccaggagttggcggatgctttagtccaggtctgggaggagatccctcaggagaccatccgccacctcatcaggagcatgcccaggcattgtagggaggtcatacaggcatgtggaggccacattttgacttgttttaaggacattacatcaaagttggatcagcctgtagtgtggttttccactttaattttgagtgtgactccaaatccagacctccatgggttgataaattggatttccattgattattttggtgtgattttgttgtcagcacattcaactatgtaaagaaaaaagtatttaataagattatttcattcattcagatctaggatgtgttattttagtgttccctttatttttttgagcagtatatttctgtTGTGTATATTGATCTGGTCTGtaaggatagtgtgtgtgtgtgtgagaaaccgAATGCCTTTGTAAAGGATCGCAGACTTTGTCCTTTAGTTGTTCATTAACACCATGCACTAGAAATGTCACAAGACACACAAGGGGGCTTGGCCACTTACTCTGAGGCGGCTCCCGGGGCAAAGAAGTAAGCGAAGCTCTGTGCCAGCTGATCAGCGTTCTCTATGTAGTCATGGTGGAGAGGCTGGCCTGTGGGAGGCAGGCCAATCTTATTCAGCAACGTCACCCCATCCACGATGACATCAACACAACCCCCTAAacctggaggaagagagagagaaaaggtgagAACAGTATTTAACTCTACACAATCACAAAGCAACCCCCGaatctcagagagagacagagagacgagaacATAATTTGATGCCCCCAGCACAGCCACCAATTCCCCCCCCATTACTTTCACTGCCCCGCCTGCCTGCCCCAACATTCATATAGAGTGAGAGAGGTAACACTCCCAGTACTCTGACAGATGTACTAAGTGGCAGAGGGGagtgagatacagttgaagttggaagtttacatacaccttagccaaatacatttaaactcagtttttcacaattcctgacatttaatcctagtaaaaattccctgtcttaggtca
This genomic window contains:
- the LOC106610712 gene encoding ADP-dependent glucokinase, with the protein product MEQGSGFSLMKYGTAASLAMVLLAYWFRSPGQSGLDDRLDTVLSSLLRAESKVGMNNARPRVAIGLGGCVDVIVDGVTLLNKIGLPPTGQPLHHDYIENADQLAQSFAYFFAPGAASERFVINDTLFSQLVEASRELPDNRWAIGGNAPVMAGRMATEGCDVLLGGSFSPDFADILSQHITVAGNVVEEPDIHLILEYPSGATWGQYTARRANRYIVHSDDHNPYLASLQDFEVKLQDFHPDLLVVGGLQMMDSFPFQRGEREALLSRLGSLLSSSSPRTGVHFEMASFVDEGLMGDLLHLVLPHADSLGMNEQELPNLLSLLRGSNITVLSDPNPRVATVLDQMRALYRLVNQRYRDANEDSDMGAYATSAKGRPLTRLHVHTLAFQAMIVTRGSQWKNTMSAVAKASLTANRHVCGSPDIDPSKARLIMDESFSVSSKEGSQRIPLEETRPVSCWHEEDYEICVAPVLVCTEVYQTAGGGDNISAAGLVLQI